In the Mya arenaria isolate MELC-2E11 chromosome 11, ASM2691426v1 genome, one interval contains:
- the LOC128207711 gene encoding dynein regulatory complex subunit 5-like, translating into MSEHGEDTPREVEGQADDAKSQKSGTKSQPGSKPTSRVGSAASKKSGKSGDEKKPDGPPSPTGSAKDNPAADWRNMRRIIAEDPEWSLATVPLLVELSLKHIISNFENNSSILNNLLPKHKTKVLEKISTDIPLKITANLVEDEGYWKRCCKARWDICDVAAYGGSWKRMYFERNLQEIIEQFVPETTDMTRLNETLPLSANYVKKIDIRQLLPPVREAPKGPDFDDASDAGSDAGDEPECDHFNFGPVLKMLPHLQELHLTYGVKDCGMNFEWTLFQFTARDCLQLAQCVAACKHLKVFRLHKSKVDDDKVRVLISHILDHPSMVELDLSHNCIGDRGARAVGKFLNNHSQLTKLNLCDNQIRSTGAQAIAHALTKNTTLLSLNLRLNRLGDEGGQAICRALLKNSTLREINVGSNEMAEPTAAILSQVVISNLTLRSIDLSCNRLGPDGGKQLQEGMEENSTITTMDLRLTECGQESEYCINQRLHGNKEKERESTLQENPILEKKIKPQAAHRFQSKAALSRA; encoded by the exons ATGTCAGAACACGGAGAAGATACTCCACGTGAAGTGGAAGGCCAGGCAGATGATGCCAAAAGCCAGAAAAGTGGCACAAAGAGCCAGCCAGGCTCTAAACCAACCTCTAGAGTTGGTTCAGCTGCATCCAAGAAGAGTGGAAAAAGTGGGGATGAGAAGAAACCAGATGGACCACCATCACCGACAGGGTCTGCCAAGGACAATCCGGCCGCTGACTGGAGAAACATGCGAAGAATCATTGCTGAGGACCCTGAGTGGTCCCTTGCTACTGTTCCACTGCTAGTGGAGCTTTCACTCAAGCACATCATCAGTAATTTTGAAA ataaCTCTTCAATTTTGAACAACCTTCTACCAAAACACAAGACCAAAGTGCTAGAGAAAATATCCACCGACATTCCCCTGAAAATCACTGCCAACCTAGTGGAAGATGAAGGCTACTGGAAACGTTGCTGCAAAGCTCGATGGGACATCTGTGATGTGGCAGCATATGGTGGAAGTTGGAAACGCATGTATTTTGAGAGAAATCTTCAAGAGATCATTGAGCAATTTGTTCCGGAGACAACCGACATGACTCGTCTAAATGAAACCCTTCCACTTTCTGCAAACTATGTAAAAAAGATTGACATTAGGCAATTGCTGCCACCTGTAAGGGAAGCACCAAAAGGACCTGACTTTGATGATGCATCTGATGCTGGGAGTGATGCGGGCGATGAACCTGAATGTGATCACTTTAATTTCGGACCTGTTCTGAAAATGCTGCCACACCTTCAAGAGTTACACCTGACGTATGGTGTAAAAGATTGTGGAATGAATTTTGAGTGGACATTATTTCAGTTTACTGCTAGAGACTGTCTTCAGCTTGCTCAATGTGTGGCAGCCTGCAAACACCTCAAAGTATTTAGACTTCACAAAAGCAAAGTAGATGATGATAAAGTTAGAGTTCTCATAAGTCACATTCTGGACCACCCGAGTATGGTAGAGCTAGATTTGTCCCACAACTGTATTGGTGATCGTGGGGCTCGTGCTGTTGGAAAGTTCCTTAACAACCATAGTCAGCTGACCAAACTGAACCTATGCGACAACCAGATAAGGTCCACGGGAGCTCAAGCAATCGCTCATGCCCTTACCAAAAACACAACATTGCTGAGTCTAAATTTGAGGCTGAACAGATTAGGGGATGAGGGAGGTCAGGCAATATGCAGAGCACTGCTGAAGAACTCCACTCTCAG AGAAATCAATGTTGGCAGTAACGAAATGGCAGAGCCGACAGCAGCCATCTTGTCCCAAGTTGTGATTTCAAACCTTACACTGCGATCCATTGATTTGTCCTGCAACAGGCTTGGACCG GACGGGGGCAAACAGCTCCAGGAAGGCATGGAGGAGAACTCCACAATCACAACAATGGACCTGCGCCTCACTGAGTGTGGCCAAGAGTCGGAGTACTGTATCAACCAGCGCCTTCACGGCAACAAGGAAAAAGAACGGGAAAGCACCCTTCAGGAAAACCCCATCCTTGAGAAGAAGATTAAACCACAAGCGGCACATAGGTTTCAGTCCAAGGCAGCGCTGAGTCGGGCTTAG